A window from Candidatus Methylomirabilota bacterium encodes these proteins:
- a CDS encoding YebC/PmpR family DNA-binding transcriptional regulator — MSGHSRWSQIKRKKGKADVQRGKLFSKILREITVAAKNGG, encoded by the coding sequence ATGTCTGGGCATTCCCGGTGGTCGCAGATCAAGCGGAAGAAGGGCAAGGCGGACGTCCAGCGGGGGAAGCTCTTCTCGAAGATCCTCCGCGAAATCACGGTGGCGGCGAAGAACGGCGGG